A part of Xenopus tropicalis strain Nigerian chromosome 4, UCB_Xtro_10.0, whole genome shotgun sequence genomic DNA contains:
- the api5 gene encoding apoptosis inhibitor 5, which yields MPTVEELYRNYGILADAKDDVGQHKSAYQVILDGVKGGAKEKRLAAQFIPKFFKHFPELSDAALNAQLDLCEDEEVSIRRQAIKELSQFATGENLPRVADILTQLLQSDDSAEFNLVNNALLSIFKMDAKGTLGGLFSQILQGEDIVRERAIKFLATKMKTLPDEILTKEVDDYIFSESKKVLYDVTGEEFVLFMKILSALKNLQTVSGRQQLVDLVSEQAGLHQSLNPADPDSVDRLLQCMRQAVPLFSKNVHSTKFVTYFCEQVLPILSSLTSPAEGIDVQLEVLKLLAEMSSFCGDMDKLESNLNKLFDKLLEFMPLPPEEVENGDSAANEEPKLQFSYVECLLFSFHQLGRKLPDFLIAKVDAEKLKDFKIRLQYFARGLQVYIRQLRLALQGKSGDALKTEENKIKVVALKITNNINVLIKDLFHNPPSYKSTVTLSWKPVQKTDSGQKRTSDETSSSSPPKKPIVGPKRDSRQIYNPPSGKYSSNVGAFAYEQRGGFHGSRGRGWGGRGNRSRGRIY from the exons ATGCCCACCGTGGAGGAACTGTACCGCAACTATGGGATACTCGCAGACGCCAAGGACGACGTGGGGCAG CACAAAAGCGCCTATCAGGTCATCCTTGATGGAGTCAAAGGAGGAGCCAAAGAGAAGAGATTGGCCGCCCAGTTTATCCCGAAATTCTTCAAGCATTTCCCTGAATTGTCAGATGCAGCGCTCAATGCCCAGCTGGATCTGTGTGAAGATGAGGAGGTTTCT ATCCGTCGTCAAGCAATAAAAGAACTGTCGCAGTTTGCCACTGGAGAAAACCTTCCCCGTGTAGCGGATATTCTGACCCAACTCCTGCAGTCAG ATGACTCTGCTGAATTCAACCTGGTCAACAATGCTCTGCTGAGCATATTCAAAATGGATGCTAAAG GGACCTTAGGAGGCCTGTTTAGCCAGATTCTTCAAGGAGAAGATATCGTACGAGAGAGGGCCATCAAATTCCTGGCAACCAAAATGAAAACCCTTCCAGACGAAATCCTGACAAAAGAAGTGGATGATTATATATTCTCAGAGTCCAAaaag GTTCTATATGACGTCACCGGAGAAGAGTTTGTTCTGTTCATGAAGATCCTGTCGGCGCTGAAGAACTTGCAGAccgtcagtggcaggcagcagctGGTGGATTTGGTTTCTGAGCAGGCTGGGCTGCATCAGTCGCTGAACCCTGCAGATCCCGACTCAGTAGATCGACTGCTCCAGTGCATGCGTCAGGCCGTGCCTTTGTTTTCC AAGAATGTTCACTCCACCAAGTTCGTAACCTATTTCTGTGAGCAAGTGCTTCCCATCCTGAGCTCTCTAACCAGCCCAGCTGAAGGCATTGATGTCCAACTGGAG GTGCTGAAGTTACTGGCTGAAATGAGCTCCTTCTGCGGGGACATGGACAAACTGGAATCCAATCTGAACAAACTTTTCGACAAGTTGCTG GAATTCATGCCGCTTCCTCCTGAAGAGGTTGAGAACGGGGACAGTGCTGCCAACGAGGAGCCCAAACTTCAGTTTAGCTACGTTGAATGTTTACTCTTCAGTTTCCACCAGCTTGGGAGAAAGCTGCCCGACTTCCTTATTGCTAAAGTCGACGCCGAGAAGCTAAAAGATTTCAAAATCAG GTTACAGTATTTCGCTCGGGGTCTCCAAGTCTATATTCGGCAGCTGCGTCTGGCCCTTCAAGGAAAGTCTGGGGATGCTCTGAAAACAGAAGAG AACAAAATTAAAGTAGTGGCTCTGAAAATAACCAATAACATCAACGTATTAATAAAG gaTCTGTTCCACAATCCTCCCTCCTACAAGAGCACAGTGACGCTGTCCTGGAAGCCGGTGCAGAAGACTGATTCAGG GCAAAAGAGAACGAGCGACGAGACTTCCTCTAGTTCCCCTCCCAAAAAACCAATAGTAGGACCAAAAAGAGACTCCAGGCAGATCTACAACCCTCCCAGCGGCAAATACAGCAGCAACGTGGGAGCTTTCGCTTACG AGCAGCGCGGAGGATTCCACGGGAGCAGAGGCAGGGGATGGGGCGGACGTGGCAACCGCAGCAGAGGAAGAATTTACTGA